A part of Daphnia pulex isolate KAP4 chromosome 6, ASM2113471v1 genomic DNA contains:
- the LOC124195690 gene encoding protein tramtrack, alpha isoform-like produces the protein MASSSPSPQQQFCLRWNNHQSALVSVFDHLLQSEAFVDVTLAVEGLLLRAHKLVLSACSPYFQAMFASHPAKHPIIILKDVRYNDLRALLDFMYKGEVAVDQDRLPAFLRLAESLKIRGLAEFCEESLSQATSQPPIFDSLLDSQKRSYPSSGSSALQQQQQQQQQQQQQQQQQNSAPAPLTAVELLPVSNQRPPIDFSVPAMASMFGSPIPITSVRSSSSLSSSTKRPSSPQTYAHHRRKRGRPPRQSYSDSAGILNNVVGLKSNSSKDIRGSSPEVMEMNVDLLSMGVSNNGPDTALNPHAPTNSNAHDSSSTAQDDHIKGASSSRNSSPVNNTSIAKLEPSSLLEPDTRPDGLEPQAGPSQESEFDSSRRGGKSGKGNRRARGRPRGYGRNANSLDRSLMSADSLDDLAGPSQREGSSTPDRTLLGGSNNSNSNNTEQLQEMSIRGLNLFRYASVSEEGMYRCIPCEKEHVTRTFKNKYSFQRHAYLYHEGNQRKVFPCLVCGREFSRPDKLKHHLKTVHDYAVPREYSNAYYSLP, from the exons atGGCCTCATCCAGTCCGTCTCCCCAGCAGCAGTTCTGCCTGCGATGGAACAATCACCAGTCTGCCCTCGTCTCAGTGTTTGACCACTTGCTCCAGAGTGAGGCCTTTGTCGATGTTACTTTGGCAGTGGAGGGTCTACTCCTCCGAGCCCACAAATTAGTGCTCTCCGCCTGCAGCCCCTATTTCCAGGCTATGTTTGCATCCCATCCGGCCAAACACCCAATCATCATTCTCAAGGATGTCCGCTACAATGACCTGCGAGCACTTTTGGATTTCATGTACAAAGGAGAGGTGGCTGTGGATCAGGATCGCCTACCAGCCTTCCTTCGATTAGCCGAAAGCCTCAAGATTCGCGGGCTGGCCGAATTCTGTGAGGAAAGTCTCTCCCAAGCCACTTCGCAGCCGCCCATCTTCGATTCGCTGTTGGATTCGCAAAAGAGGAGCTACCCTTCGTCAGGGTCTTCGGctctccagcaacaacaacagcagcagcagcagcaacagcaacaacagcagcagcagaattCTGCTCCTGCTCCTTTGACGGCCGTGGAACTTTTGCCCGTTTCCAATCAGAGACCGCCAATCGATTTCAGCGTGCCGGCTATGGCCAGCATGTTCGGCTCGCCAATTCCCATAACGTCGGTGCGCAGTAGTAGTAGCCTGAGCAGTTCCACCAAACGGCCTTCCAGCCCTCAAACTTATGCTCATCACAGGAGGAAGAGGGGCAGACCGCCTCGTCAATCTTACTCGGATTCG GCTGGGATATTAAACAATGTTGTTGGATTGAAATCAAACTCGAGTAAGGACATTCGAGGCTCTAGCCCTGAAGTTATGGAAATGAACGTCGATCTTCTCTCCATGGGCGTCTCGAACAACGGCCCCGACACTGCTCTCAACCCTCATGCACCGACCAATTCTAACGCTCACG ATTCTTCCTCCACGGCTCAAGACGATCACATCAAAGGGGCGTCGTCGTCGCGAAATTCCAGTCCCGTCAACAACACCTCGATAGCGAAACTCGAACCTTCATCTCTGCTGGAACCCGACACGCGACCAGACGGCTTAGAACCTCAAGCTGGACCATCGCAGGAAAGCGAATTTGACAGTAGCAGACGCGGTGGGAAATCAG GGAAGGGCAACCGGAGAGCCCGCGGACGGCCGAGAGGTTACGGTCGCAACGCCAATTCGCTTGACCGTTCGCTAATGTCTGCCGACTCGTTGGACGACCTGGCCGGCCCGTCTCAGAGGGAAGGCTCGAGCACTCCGGATCGGACGCTCCTGGGCGgctccaacaacagcaattcCAACAACACGGAGCAGCTGCAGGAGATGTCGATCCGGGGCTTGAATCTCTTCCGCTACGCTTCCGTCTCGGAGGAGGGTATGTACCGCTGCATCCCCTGTGAGAAGGAGCACGTAACGCGGACGTTCAAGAACAAGTACAGCTTCCAGCGGCACGCCTACCTCTACCACGAAGGCAACCAGCGCAAGGTCTTTCCTTGCCTGGTGTGCGGACGCGAGTTTTCCCGGCCCGACAAACTCAAGCACCACCTCAAGACCGTTCACGACTACGCCGTGCCCCGCGAGTACAGCAACGCCTACTACTCCCTGCCCTAG
- the LOC124195692 gene encoding trypsin-1-like: MQLCGLGEFDFQEKEKRIRFVFIQRKMKFLILVCCLLSCAAGKSLFPRLPLLLRTEQPSLLGGEKIVGGTQATPNEFPWQISLQRRGAFSSYSHSCGGSVYNNYYIIDASHCVDGVTDLSTLRVVAGEHSLAQNSGYEQTRSVSSIKMHVNYNSDTFENDIALLKLSSPLDFSTGKVGPINLPAQGATIETGTTCLVTGWGTTIAGGGGSVSDVLRKVAVPIVSNSDCNSMYGGNYILSSMLCAGFVAGGADSCQGDSGGPLVTLNPNVLVGVVSWGNGCADPGYPGVYTRVASFTNWIKTNAV; the protein is encoded by the exons ATGCAACTTTGTGGATTGggtgaatttgattttcaggaaaaagaaaaaaggattcgATTCGTGttcattcaaagaaaaatgaagtttcTGATTCTCGTTTGCTGCCTCCTTTCATGCGCTGCAG GTAAGTCCCTGTTCCCGCGACTGCCATTGTTGTTGAGGACCGAACAGCCGTCACTCCTCGGCGGAGAAAAAATCGTCGGCGGCACCCAGGCCACTCCCAATGAATTCCCCTGGCAAATATCTCTCCag AGACGCGGCGCTTTCTCGTCCTATTCCCACAGTTGCGGAGGATCCGTCTACAATAATTATTACATCATTGACGCCTCTCATTGCGTGGAcgg GGTCACCGATCTGAGCACATTGCGGGTAGTTGCCGGCGAACACAGTTTGGCACAGAATTCCGGATACGAACAGACCCGTTCTGTGTCGTCGATTAAAATGCACGTCAACTACAATTCAGATACATTTGAAAACGATATCGCCCTCCTCAAA TTGAGTTCGCCGCTTGATTTCTCAACCGGCAAAGTCGGGCCGATCAATCTGCCGGCCCAGGGAGCGACTATCGAAACCGGAACAACATGTCTGGTTACCGGATGGGGCACCACGATC GCTGGCGGTGGGGGTTCAGTCTCGGACGTGTTGCGCAAAGTGGCCGTGCCCATCGTTTCCAACAGCGATTGCAACTCCATGTACGGAGGCAATTACATTTTGTCGTCCATGTTGTGCGCTGGATTCGTAGCCG GTGGAGCCGATTCTTGCCAAGG GGATTCGGGAGGACCCTTGGTCACGTTGAATCCTAACGTCCTAGTCGGTGTCGTCTCTTGGGGAAACGGGTGCGCTGATCCAGGATATCCG GGAGTCTACACGAGAGTTGCGTCATTTACTAACTGGATCAAGACTAACGCTGTATAA
- the LOC124195691 gene encoding galactosylceramide sulfotransferase-like translates to MRLPSVSLNRRCFKWCLLVALAFMAVSAIHWTFLLSPTPNYITPTRKFAFMKNHKCGSSTIENIIFRFANKNHLNVVLPDSGNYLSTTDLFNHKSLANAKWKDLPFDIFSLHNRWNRNEVMKVLDDEVPTFTIVRDPVEVFVSMFHYQDKFREFYGVKDIHDMVVKIKENPSAPELNQRWMKYVGRNQMSWDMGLSPEIFDNEVAMKSEIERLDREFDLVMVSNRMDESLVLLMHLLHWGFKDVIHLDLNRRKPDKSSALSDEELDVLSNWLAADAQLFKYFYRRFDERVAELNQKYSSVFDLFWRSGADEEANYVEYQTKMLKEANRELYDLCVVQEVGNEKLSGVFKETNDNIMGYVINKEEEGCAMFAMSEPAFLKIFRNQLLSQALDPS, encoded by the exons ATGCGTCTCCCGTCCGTTTCACTGAACCGCCGTTGCTTCAAATGGTGCCTCCTTGTTGCTCTCGCCTTCATGGCGGTTTCGGCAATCCATTGGACTTTTCTTCTGTCGCCAACCCCCAACTATATAACACCAACAAG GAAGTTCGCCTTCatgaaaaatcacaaatgCGGAAGCAGTACGATCGAAAACATTATATTCCG ATTTGCAAACAAGAATCACTTGAATGTAGTGTTACCCGACAGCGGGAATTATCTCTCGACGACCGACCTATTCAATCACAAATCGCTAGCTAACGCAAAATGGAAGGATTTACCTTTCGATATTTTCTCCCTGCACAATCGCTGGAATAGGAATGAAGTGATGAAGGTGCTGGATGACGAGGTGCCGACTTTCACCATAGTGAGAGACCCAGTTGAAGTTTTTGTGTCCATGTTTCATTATCAAGATAAATTTCGAGAGTTTTATGGCGTTAAAGATATTCACGATATGGTggtcaaaattaaagaaaatccgTCTGCACCTGAACTGAACCAACGCTGGATGAAATATGTGGGTCGCAATCAAATGTCCTGGGACATGGGTCTGTCGCCGGAGATCTTCGACAACGAAGTGGCCATGAAGAGCGAAATTGAGCGATTGGATCGCGAGTTCGATCTCGTGATGGTGTCCAACAGAATGGACGAATCTCTAGTCCTGCTAATGCACTTGCTCCACTGGGGTTTCAAAGACGTTATCCATCTGGATTTGAACCGGAGGAAACCGGACAAGTCCAGCGCATTGAGCGATGAAGAGTTGGATGTGCTCTCCAACTGGTTGGCAGCTGACGCTCAACTCTTCAAGTATTTTTATCGCCGATTCGACGAAAGAGTGGCAGagctaaatcaaaaatattctTCAGTCTTCGATTTATTTTGGCGTAGTGGCGCCGACGAAGAGGCCAACTACGTCGAATATCAGACGAAAATGCTAAAGGAAGCCAACCGCGAACTTTACGACTTGTGCGTTGTACAAGAAGTGGGCAACGAAAAATTATCGGGCGTTTTCAAAGAGACTAACGATAATATTATGGGATATGTCATCAACAA AGAAGAGGAAGGATGTGCCATGTTTGCGATGAGCGAACCAGCTTTCTTGAAAATATTCAGAAACCAACTTCTCTCCCAAGCATTAGATCCCTCGTGA
- the LOC124195693 gene encoding trypsin-1-like: MKSALILLVLVAGATAKLTLPRLPLNVLMRGGWPMIDDERIVGGTQASPNEFPYQISLRRLGSHICGASIYKSGWIITAAHCTDGTSVGSLSIVAGEHSLSIDSGNEQTRNIAAKHEHVSYSSRTQENDICLLELSSPLSLNSVVGVVRIPAQGAQTAEGTNCVVSGWGTTSSGGSTIPDILRKVTVPTVSDDTCRGSYGTNAITDSMICAGFRLGGADSCQGDSGGPLVDEGTNLLIGVVSWGIGCADAGYYGVYTEVSYFHNWIVSFAG, encoded by the exons ATGAAGTCTGCTCTGATCCTTCTCGTCCTTGTCGCTGGTGCCACCG CCAAGCTGACGCTGCCTCGTCTGCCTCTTAACGTGCTTATGCGCGGTGGATGGCCCATGATCGACGACGAAAGGATTGTCGGAGGCACCCAAGCCAGTCCCAACGAATTCCCTTACCAGATTTCCCTCAGA CGCCTGGGCTCCCACATTTGCGGTGCTTCCATTTACAAGAGCGGATGGATCATCACAGCTGCTCACTGCACTGACGG AACCTCTGTCGGCTCCCTATCAATTGTTGCTGGTGAACACAGCTTGTCCATCGATTCCGGAAATGAGCAAACCCGTAACATTGCAGCTAAACACGA aCATGTCAGTTACAGCTCAAGGACCCAGGAGAATGACATCTGTCTTTTGGAG TTGAGTTCCCCGCTCTCGCTGAACTCCGTGGTGGGTGTTGTCCGAATCCCCGCTCAAGGTGCTCAAACTGCCGAAGGAACCAACTGCGTCGTCTCCGGCTGGGGTACCACTTCA TCGGGAGGCAGCACTATCCCCGACATTTTGCGCAAAGTCACCGTTCCCACCGTCAGTGACGACACTTGCCGTGGCAGCTATGGCACTAACGCTATCACTGACTCCATGATTTGCGCCGGATTCCGTCTAG GCGGAGCCGACTCTTGCCAAG GTGACTCTGGCGGCCCCCTCGTCGATGAAGGAACTAACCTTTTGATCGGTGTCGTTTCGTGGGGTATTGGATGTGCTGATGCTGGATATTACG GTGTCTACACTGAGGTCTCATACTTCCACAACTGGATCGTCAGCTTCGCTGGTTAA